A window of Microbispora hainanensis genomic DNA:
CAGGGGCGACCACCCGGTCTACATGGCCACGTTCTTCCTGCTGATCGTCTTCTTCACGTACTTCTACGTGTCCATCACTTTCAACCCCCCTGAAGTGGCTGACAACATGAAGAAGTACGGTGGGTTCATCCCGGGCATCCGTCCGGGCCGGCCGACCGCTGAGTACCTGAGCTACGTGCTCAACAGGCTCACGGCCGCAGGCGCTCCGTATCTGGGTGTGATCTCGCTCATCCCGATCATCGCGCTGGCGGTGGCCGGAGCGAGCCAGAACTTCCCGTTCGGAGGGACCAGCATTCTGATCATGGTTGGTGTTGGTCTGGACACGGTCAAGCAGATCGAGAGCCAGCTTCAGCAGCGCAACTACGAGGGCTTCCTGAGATAGTGCGCGTCGTCCTGGTTGGGCCCCCCGGAGCGGGTAAGGGGACGCAGGCCCAGTTCATCGCTTCGCACCTGTCGATCCCGAAAATCTCGACAGGCGACATCTTCCGTGCCAACGTCTCCGGCGGCACGGAGCTCGGCAAGCTCGCCAAGGAGTACATGGACCGCGGCGACCTCGTCCCCGACGAGGTGACCGTGGCCATGGTCCGCGACCGGCTGTCGGAGGACGACGCGCAGGAGGGCTTCCTCCTGGACGGCTTCCCTCGCAACGTGCCCCAGGCCGAGGTCCTCAAGAAGATGCTGGCCGAGTTCGGCACGGCGCTCGACGTGGTCCTCAACCTGGTCGTCGAGGACGACGAGGTCGTCCGGCGCCTCGCGGGCCGCCGTACGTGCCGTTCCTGCGGCAAGGTGTGGCATGTCGTGTTCGACCCGCCCGCCGTGGAGGGCGTCTGCGACGCCTGCGGCGGGGAGCTCTTCCAGCGGGACGACGACCGTGAGGAGACCATCAGGCGGCGCCTGGAGGTCTACCAGGAGCAGACGCAGCCGCTGATCGCGTTCTACGCCGACGAGGGGATCCTGCAGGGGGTCGACGCGACCGGGCCGGTCGAGGAGATCACTCAGCGGGCGATGTCGGCGCTGCGGCGGTTCGCCGACTGATTCATTACCGCGGCCGGGAACGCCACTCCAGTACATGGGGTGGCGTTCAGGCTTATATGGGACAATTTCGGGAGGGGGTGCGTCACGTGTTCAAGAAGAACCGGCACGGAATTCAAATCAAGAGCGCCGAGCAACTGGAGAAGATGCGTGCGGCCGGCCTGGTCGTCGCGCGCACGCTGGAGCTGCTCCGGAAGTCGGTCGAGCCCGGGATGACGCCGCTCGACCTCGACGCCATCGCCGAGAAGGCCATCCGGGGCGAGGGCGCGATCCCGTCGTTCAAGGGCTACCAGGGCTTTCCCGCCACGATCTGCGCCTCCGTGAACGACGAGGTCGTCCACGGCATCCCCACCGACCGGCGTCCGTTCCGCGAGGGCGACATCATCTCGATCGACTGCGGCGCGATCCTCGACGGGTGGCACGGCGACTCGGCGATCACCGTCGGCATCGGTGAGGTCGACCCCAAGCTGACCGAGCTCATGCGGGTGACCGAGGAGGCCATGTGGCGCGGCATCGCCGCCCTGCGGGTCGGCGGGCACCTGTCCGACATCGGCCACCAGATCGAGAAGTACGTGCGTTCTCAGGGCCGCTACGGCATCCCCCAGGAGTACGGCGGGCACGGCATCGGCACCGAGATGCACATGGACCCCTGGGTGGCCAACCACGGCAAGCCGGGGCGCGGCCCCCGCTTCGAGGTCGGTATGT
This region includes:
- a CDS encoding adenylate kinase — protein: MRVVLVGPPGAGKGTQAQFIASHLSIPKISTGDIFRANVSGGTELGKLAKEYMDRGDLVPDEVTVAMVRDRLSEDDAQEGFLLDGFPRNVPQAEVLKKMLAEFGTALDVVLNLVVEDDEVVRRLAGRRTCRSCGKVWHVVFDPPAVEGVCDACGGELFQRDDDREETIRRRLEVYQEQTQPLIAFYADEGILQGVDATGPVEEITQRAMSALRRFAD
- the map gene encoding type I methionyl aminopeptidase produces the protein MFKKNRHGIQIKSAEQLEKMRAAGLVVARTLELLRKSVEPGMTPLDLDAIAEKAIRGEGAIPSFKGYQGFPATICASVNDEVVHGIPTDRRPFREGDIISIDCGAILDGWHGDSAITVGIGEVDPKLTELMRVTEEAMWRGIAALRVGGHLSDIGHQIEKYVRSQGRYGIPQEYGGHGIGTEMHMDPWVANHGKPGRGPRFEVGMCFAIEPMVNLGTDRTKVLADDWTVVTLDGKASAHFEHSVAVTENGPLVLTALDGGASRFPGVAADAGESAS